Proteins from one Impatiens glandulifera chromosome 2, dImpGla2.1, whole genome shotgun sequence genomic window:
- the LOC124924172 gene encoding ras suppressor protein 1-like produces MVELESVSLFRFPEELTELIHLKHLSLRRTYISNIPESIRKLRCLEILDLQYCFIKYQSQQGILDLKNLRQPCYGSKVLYEGDFVVKVPSSSGIGKLSKLEKLLGFEVGEKNVKEIGKLTNLKSLGGLNLTQQYWTHLYILHVREVEASHCFIPFISSDRH; encoded by the coding sequence ATGGTGGAGCTTGAAAGTGTATCGCTTTTCCGTTTCCCTGAAGAGTTAACTGAATTGATTCACTTGAAACACTTGAGCTTGAGGAGGacttatatatcaaatattccCGAGTCTATAAGAAAGTTGAGGTGTCTAGAGATACTTGATCTCcaatattgttttataaaatatcagTCGCAGCAGGGGATCCTAGATTTGAAGAATCTTCGTCAACCGTGTTATGGCAGTAAGGTATTGTATGAAGGGGATTTTGTAGTTAAAGTTCCCTCCTCCTCCGGGATAGGAAAATTGAGCAAGTTAGAGAaattacttgggtttgaagtgGGTGAGAAGAATGTAAAAGAAATTGGAAAGTTGACAAATTTAAAGAGTCTAGGTGGTCTGAATCTAACTCAACAATACTGGACGCATCTATATATCCTCCACGTTAGAGAAGTTGAAGCGTCTCACTGCTTTATACCTTTCATTTCATCAGACAGACATTGA